The nucleotide window TTGTCTCCCAGTGCAAAAACTGTATTTTCCGGAACCGACGTATTGTTTTTTAGATTTTCGTATTGCTGTTTCGACAGCGGTACAGTAAGTCCGTTTACCTTTAGATTATAGCCCGAATCATAGGAATATTCCAGCGTATCACCGGCTGTGGCCACACATCTTTTTATTATCATGCGGTTATTGTACATGTAAACGATGATGTCATTCCTTTCTGGTCGTGACCAGTTGAAAAGGGTTCTGTCTGAAAACGGGATTACAAGTCCGTAGGATATTTTGTTTACTGTTATCGTTGAACCTGAATGAATCGCAGGTTCCATTGAAATTCCGGAGATTTTATAGAATTCAATTACAAAAAGCTTGAGTATTATTGCTGCTGCCAGGGTTATTATCAGTATTTTTATGATGAAGTTTAATATGATTTCTTTTTTCATAGACTGTCTTTCGGTTAATAATTCTAATATGTAAAAATATTTGTGTCGATAATGAATATATGGAAATATTTAACTGTTCGTCACAAATGT belongs to Treponema rectale and includes:
- the lepB gene encoding signal peptidase I, producing MKKEIILNFIIKILIITLAAAIILKLFVIEFYKISGISMEPAIHSGSTITVNKISYGLVIPFSDRTLFNWSRPERNDIIVYMYNNRMIIKRCVATAGDTLEYSYDSGYNLKVNGLTVPLSKQQYENLKNNTSVPENTVFALGDNFAISSDSRNYGFVPVNNVLGRVLCR